One genomic segment of Gemmatimonadaceae bacterium includes these proteins:
- the rfbC gene encoding dTDP-4-dehydrorhamnose 3,5-epimerase, with the protein MIVRQTPLDGVLIVEPRIFTDDRGFFIETFSKTSFAGSAIASDFVQDNHSRSIGGVVRGLHYQNDNPQGKLVRVARGRIFDVAVDIRAGSPSFGHWFGVELNDENLWSLWIPPGFAHGFAALSPLADVVYKCTAPYDAADDRGIAWDDPDIGISWPVQHPTVSAKDAAYGGLRQLSRERSVTA; encoded by the coding sequence ATGATCGTCCGGCAAACGCCACTCGACGGGGTGCTGATCGTTGAGCCCAGAATATTTACCGACGACCGCGGTTTCTTCATTGAGACATTCAGCAAGACCTCTTTCGCAGGGTCGGCTATTGCGAGCGATTTCGTGCAGGACAACCACAGCCGTTCCATTGGAGGGGTAGTGCGCGGGCTGCACTACCAGAACGACAACCCGCAGGGAAAACTGGTGCGCGTCGCGAGGGGAAGAATTTTTGATGTCGCGGTGGACATCAGAGCCGGGTCGCCCTCATTCGGCCACTGGTTCGGAGTCGAGCTCAATGACGAAAACCTCTGGTCGTTGTGGATTCCTCCCGGGTTTGCTCATGGGTTTGCAGCGCTTTCCCCTCTGGCCGATGTCGTCTACAAGTGCACTGCGCCTTATGACGCCGCGGACGACAGGGGAATTGCCTGGGATGACCCCGACATTGGAATTTCCTGGCCCGTCCAGCATCCAACGGTTTCCGCAAAGGACGCCGCGTACGGAGGGCTGAGGCAGCTGTCACGCGAGCGGTCGGTCACTGCGTGA
- the rfbA gene encoding glucose-1-phosphate thymidylyltransferase RfbA — MSRKGIILAGGAGTRLWPSTRVVCKQLIPVYDKPMIYYPLTTLMLAGIREILIISTPSDTPRFQELLGDGTHLGVELGYAVQPRPDGLAQAFIIGADFIGDESSALILGDNLFFGQGLPEQLQRAALKGEGATIFAYHVKDPERYGVVDFDEYGRARSIEEKPARPASSYAVVGLYFYDDTVVGRAKELAPSIRGELEITDLNRHYLERGQLTVETLGRGMAWLDTGTHDALLAASNFVSVVEARQGLKIGSPEEAAHRMGFIGDEALQSLAAAMGSSSYGEYLLGLIGSVTPAR, encoded by the coding sequence ATGAGTCGCAAAGGGATAATTCTGGCGGGTGGGGCCGGTACTCGCTTATGGCCATCGACGCGGGTCGTGTGCAAGCAGCTCATCCCGGTTTACGACAAGCCGATGATCTATTATCCACTCACCACCCTGATGCTGGCCGGCATCCGCGAGATCCTGATCATCAGCACGCCGTCGGATACACCTCGCTTCCAGGAGCTTCTGGGAGATGGAACACACCTCGGCGTCGAGCTCGGCTACGCAGTTCAGCCGCGTCCCGACGGCCTGGCGCAAGCGTTCATCATCGGTGCCGATTTTATAGGCGATGAATCGTCTGCACTGATTCTCGGTGACAATCTTTTTTTCGGGCAGGGCTTGCCTGAACAACTTCAGCGCGCCGCGCTGAAAGGCGAGGGCGCGACAATATTCGCATACCACGTGAAGGATCCCGAGCGGTACGGAGTTGTCGACTTCGACGAATACGGGCGGGCCCGGAGCATCGAGGAAAAGCCCGCGCGCCCGGCGTCATCGTATGCAGTCGTAGGCCTCTATTTCTACGACGACACCGTCGTGGGAAGGGCGAAAGAGCTGGCGCCCTCAATCCGCGGAGAACTGGAGATTACGGATCTCAACCGACACTATCTCGAGAGAGGCCAGCTGACTGTGGAAACGCTCGGTCGCGGAATGGCGTGGCTCGATACCGGAACCCACGATGCTCTTCTTGCCGCATCGAACTTCGTGTCGGTTGTCGAAGCGCGTCAGGGTCTCAAGATCGGCTCGCCCGAGGAAGCCGCGCATCGAATGGGGTTCATCGGCGATGAGGCTCTTCAGAGTCTCGCGGCAGCTATGGGGTCGAGCTCATATGGTGAATACCTCCTCGGGTTGATCGGCTCAGTCACTCCCGCGCGATGA
- a CDS encoding lipopolysaccharide biosynthesis protein: protein MRVQLAWTMAAELVVMVSGVLLLKLAANLLGPGGFGEYALSRRAIGLLYLPLVMGLGIAAPRYLAIARTGALSGHSERSFAAAALIAGLIPPVIVAILLTLSPSSASALLFGSTMLRHLVQPVSLAILGISLHSMVYAVFRGRLEMGLANTMQLASLGIVPLVAFAVVDSEAAAVIQATGIGWITVSSVALFALSFRLRREHAGEAGLGKHAILLLRFGIPRVPGEFALIGLFAIPALIALRTEGLVAAGHFSAAMSLVTIISGAFTPVGLILLPRASAQAATGDLTAVRRMTARILFAGTLVATVGVLAGELVIPPLIQWYFGPAFMPAVPVFRVCLLAAIPYVVYVLLRNILDALDVRALNSRNLMITLGVLLMLCFFRPTIMWMSGSLVASLSLLGVLTVRETYARLRAAPDRPLAVTA from the coding sequence ATGCGCGTCCAGCTCGCGTGGACGATGGCGGCGGAGCTGGTGGTCATGGTCTCGGGAGTTCTGTTGCTCAAGCTTGCAGCGAACTTGCTCGGGCCTGGCGGGTTCGGGGAATATGCGCTGAGCCGCCGCGCGATTGGACTGCTCTACCTTCCGCTCGTCATGGGCCTGGGAATCGCGGCACCGCGGTATCTGGCAATCGCCAGAACTGGTGCACTGAGTGGGCATTCGGAGCGCTCGTTCGCGGCCGCTGCACTGATCGCCGGGCTGATTCCCCCGGTCATTGTTGCAATTCTGCTCACGCTGAGCCCCTCCTCCGCATCGGCCTTGCTGTTCGGGAGTACGATGTTGAGGCACCTTGTGCAGCCGGTGTCGCTTGCGATTCTCGGCATTTCGCTCCATAGCATGGTGTACGCCGTGTTCCGGGGCCGACTGGAAATGGGTCTTGCCAACACCATGCAGCTGGCGAGCCTCGGGATCGTTCCCCTGGTCGCCTTCGCTGTCGTCGATTCGGAAGCGGCGGCAGTGATTCAGGCAACCGGCATTGGCTGGATCACAGTCAGCTCGGTTGCGCTTTTTGCCCTGTCGTTTCGACTGCGACGCGAGCATGCCGGCGAGGCGGGTCTCGGTAAGCACGCCATCCTGCTGCTGCGATTTGGAATTCCGCGGGTTCCAGGGGAGTTCGCGCTGATTGGATTGTTCGCCATCCCGGCTCTTATTGCGCTCCGGACCGAAGGGCTGGTGGCAGCCGGACATTTCTCGGCAGCGATGTCGCTGGTCACGATTATCTCTGGTGCGTTCACACCAGTCGGTTTGATTTTGCTCCCGCGGGCAAGTGCGCAGGCAGCAACCGGCGATCTTACGGCAGTCCGGCGGATGACTGCACGAATCCTTTTCGCGGGCACTCTTGTCGCCACTGTTGGGGTGCTGGCTGGTGAACTTGTCATACCGCCGCTGATTCAATGGTATTTTGGACCGGCGTTCATGCCAGCCGTTCCCGTCTTTCGTGTCTGCCTCCTTGCTGCAATTCCGTATGTCGTCTACGTTCTGCTGAGAAACATTCTCGATGCCCTCGACGTCCGTGCGCTCAACAGCCGCAACCTGATGATCACACTGGGTGTGCTGCTTATGCTGTGTTTCTTCCGTCCGACGATCATGTGGATGTCGGGGAGCCTTGTCGCCTCCCTCTCGCTGCTGGGCGTCCTGACTGTCCGCGAGACATACGCCCGCCTCAGGGCAGCGCCTGATCGGCCACTCGCGGTGACGGCATGA
- a CDS encoding exopolysaccharide biosynthesis polyprenyl glycosylphosphotransferase: MAKRSTLATQHHLRLTSSLAPAPAPGRSESPLHVRTRLRERRPVSVKRHTARIAARFCALLIGDVAAIAICALLATLAATGATSAGWINAEFARAIGASYGGGVVFGPLLILMLVITGSYSRHRSLNGRIRLLAAAALACLIVPWQLARSGDFPGAVFLYLVTATLTWSGILTVRAVTEAFLSRIWPGTRGSAPALLITDRSESSIQLEHAVLAAGGDYSLAGYVAIGRRPFEGALGTIWNLADIIDAHRAETVIVCKHLNDQQITGVREAILASGCQLLYPARAVKIAGVRPALVWHQDQPFFELGAPVLKASAVILKRIVDTFGAALGLLLLSPVFVIIAAAVKLDSPGPVFFAQDRAGLGGRRFRMLKFRTMRVGADAEKYALSHLNHSGDSRLFKIPQDPRVTRLGALLRRWSLDELPQCWNVLWGDMSLVGPRPFFEADFANYQDHHFRRLDAKPGITGLWQVSGRSSVVDFEDVVYLDRQYIEQWSFWLDVSIMFRTLPAVMRRTGAY; this comes from the coding sequence ATGGCAAAACGCTCGACGCTCGCGACACAGCATCACCTGCGTCTGACCTCGTCCCTCGCCCCCGCTCCTGCCCCGGGGCGCTCCGAGTCGCCGTTGCACGTCCGGACCCGTCTGCGGGAAAGGCGGCCGGTATCGGTTAAGCGGCACACGGCGCGAATCGCGGCCCGGTTCTGCGCTCTTCTCATCGGAGATGTTGCAGCAATTGCAATCTGCGCTCTGCTTGCTACCCTCGCAGCCACCGGCGCGACATCGGCCGGGTGGATTAACGCCGAGTTTGCCAGAGCGATCGGCGCCAGTTATGGCGGGGGCGTTGTCTTCGGGCCTCTGCTTATCCTGATGCTTGTGATCACCGGAAGTTACAGCAGGCACCGAAGTCTGAATGGCAGGATCCGCCTGCTCGCCGCCGCCGCTCTCGCTTGCCTTATCGTCCCCTGGCAGCTCGCAAGGAGCGGAGACTTCCCGGGTGCGGTCTTTCTTTATCTGGTGACTGCAACGCTCACCTGGAGCGGGATCCTCACAGTTCGGGCGGTCACGGAAGCCTTTCTGAGTCGCATCTGGCCGGGCACGCGGGGCTCGGCACCAGCGCTCCTTATTACCGACCGGAGCGAGTCGAGTATTCAGCTCGAGCACGCCGTGCTCGCCGCCGGTGGCGACTACTCGCTTGCAGGCTACGTAGCTATCGGCCGTCGTCCCTTTGAAGGAGCTCTGGGTACGATCTGGAACCTTGCCGATATCATCGATGCGCATCGGGCAGAGACGGTCATCGTGTGCAAGCATCTGAACGATCAGCAGATCACAGGCGTGCGCGAGGCCATACTCGCGTCTGGTTGCCAGCTTCTGTACCCCGCGCGCGCAGTAAAAATCGCGGGCGTGCGGCCTGCACTCGTCTGGCACCAGGATCAGCCATTTTTCGAGTTGGGCGCTCCGGTGCTCAAGGCGTCCGCGGTGATCCTTAAACGAATCGTGGATACGTTCGGTGCAGCGCTGGGCTTGTTGCTGCTGTCGCCGGTGTTCGTCATCATCGCTGCCGCCGTCAAGCTCGACTCCCCGGGGCCGGTGTTCTTTGCCCAGGATCGCGCCGGGCTGGGCGGGCGCCGCTTCCGCATGCTGAAGTTTCGGACGATGCGCGTCGGTGCCGATGCTGAGAAGTATGCGTTGTCTCACCTGAATCACAGCGGCGACTCGCGGCTGTTCAAGATTCCCCAGGACCCACGAGTTACGCGGCTTGGCGCGTTGCTCCGCCGGTGGAGTCTCGATGAGCTGCCGCAGTGCTGGAACGTGTTGTGGGGGGACATGTCGCTCGTAGGTCCGAGACCATTTTTCGAGGCGGATTTCGCGAACTACCAGGACCACCATTTCCGCCGGCTCGACGCCAAGCCCGGTATTACGGGGTTATGGCAGGTCAGCGGACGCAGCTCTGTCGTGGACTTCGAGGATGTCGTCTATCTCGATCGTCAGTATATCGAGCAGTGGAGCTTCTGGCTGGACGTGAGCATCATGTTTCGAACACTGCCCGCGGTGATGCGCCGCACCGGCGCCTACTGA
- a CDS encoding NAD-dependent epimerase/dehydratase family protein, with product MKVFVTGAAGFLGSHLADSFIARNDHVVGCDNLIGGDLQNLPEGIEYETADCNDLAAMKRLTKGVDVIYHAAAIATEGLSVFSPALIATHVYNNTATVLAAAASNNVKRFVHCSSMARYGNGPVPYVEDQPLEPTDPYGIAKYASELLVRNVCETHGMEYMIAVPHNIIGPKQKYDDPYRNVASIMINRMLQGKQPLIYGDGGQKRCFSFIQDCVNPLIKMGTLPDVAGETINIGPDEEYVSILELAQLIGEILNFPLDPIMVPERPREVRYATCSADKARRLLDYRTTVSLRDGLQSIIDWVAANGTKPFEYHLPIEIDSPLVPATWTARLL from the coding sequence TTGAAAGTATTTGTTACCGGTGCCGCGGGATTTCTCGGCAGCCATCTGGCTGATTCATTCATCGCAAGGAACGATCACGTCGTAGGGTGCGATAACCTCATCGGCGGAGATCTCCAGAACCTTCCGGAAGGCATCGAATACGAGACAGCCGACTGCAACGACCTTGCGGCGATGAAACGGCTCACGAAGGGAGTGGATGTTATCTACCATGCCGCGGCAATCGCGACAGAAGGCTTGAGTGTTTTCTCCCCCGCACTCATCGCCACGCATGTGTACAACAACACCGCCACCGTCCTCGCCGCGGCGGCCAGTAACAACGTCAAGCGGTTCGTCCACTGCTCGAGCATGGCGAGGTACGGGAACGGGCCCGTGCCCTACGTTGAAGACCAGCCACTGGAACCAACGGATCCCTACGGCATCGCTAAGTACGCCAGCGAATTACTGGTGCGAAACGTCTGCGAGACCCACGGAATGGAGTACATGATCGCGGTTCCGCACAACATCATCGGACCGAAGCAGAAGTACGACGATCCCTACAGAAATGTCGCCAGCATCATGATCAACCGGATGTTGCAGGGTAAGCAACCGCTGATATACGGCGACGGCGGGCAGAAGCGTTGTTTTTCCTTCATTCAGGATTGCGTCAACCCCCTTATCAAAATGGGAACGCTGCCTGATGTAGCCGGCGAAACGATCAACATCGGACCCGATGAAGAGTACGTGTCGATTCTCGAGCTCGCGCAATTGATCGGCGAAATTCTGAATTTCCCTCTCGACCCGATAATGGTTCCCGAGCGACCGCGCGAAGTGCGCTACGCGACATGCTCGGCCGACAAGGCACGCAGGCTGCTGGATTATCGCACCACGGTCAGTCTGCGGGATGGGCTCCAGTCGATCATCGACTGGGTAGCCGCCAACGGAACGAAGCCGTTCGAGTACCACTTGCCGATTGAAATCGACTCTCCTCTCGTACCCGCAACCTGGACTGCACGGTTGCTCTAG
- a CDS encoding glycosyltransferase, translating to MTESPPTGRPLRIGMLGLYGMPMPNLHFTGFETGFGEIAPRLAEAGHDIVMYCRRGSFPAEIRLPSYKGVRLVYVPSPGGKNFSGVISTFFAMLHALAVGRYDVFFFVNVGMGHHAAICRLFGKKVVMNVNGLDWTRAKWGPVARWYFLSAARSAVRFCNELVTDAEAMRQFYLERFSKQTTMIAYGAHVEVSARPELISQFGVAADDYYLIASRLIPENHADLIARAFLASGTKKKLLIAGGANYDSQFHRDLQAMVGDRIILAGHINDQDVIRELHCNCFVYVHGHSVGGTNPSLLKAMGYANCILALDTVFNREVLADGGVFFPRDETILAAQMQALEGDRSRVMQLRQMGPERIWDNYTWQKIASQYDALFMEVAAR from the coding sequence GTGACCGAATCGCCCCCAACCGGGCGCCCCCTTCGTATCGGCATGCTGGGACTCTATGGCATGCCGATGCCCAATCTTCATTTCACCGGTTTTGAGACCGGCTTCGGTGAGATAGCGCCGCGACTCGCTGAAGCGGGTCACGATATCGTGATGTACTGCAGGCGCGGCTCGTTCCCGGCCGAAATCCGCCTCCCCAGTTACAAGGGCGTTCGACTTGTGTACGTGCCGTCCCCTGGCGGAAAAAACTTTTCCGGGGTGATTTCCACATTCTTCGCAATGCTCCATGCACTTGCTGTCGGACGGTACGACGTCTTCTTCTTCGTGAATGTGGGAATGGGACATCACGCGGCAATTTGTCGGCTGTTCGGAAAAAAGGTTGTCATGAATGTCAACGGCCTCGACTGGACCCGCGCAAAGTGGGGGCCGGTAGCCCGCTGGTATTTTCTTTCGGCCGCGAGGTCTGCCGTGCGATTCTGCAACGAGCTGGTTACGGATGCCGAGGCAATGCGGCAGTTCTACCTTGAGCGTTTCAGCAAGCAGACGACGATGATTGCATACGGCGCGCATGTCGAGGTCTCGGCGCGACCCGAACTGATCTCGCAGTTCGGTGTTGCCGCGGATGATTACTACCTGATTGCCAGCCGCTTGATTCCTGAAAACCATGCGGATCTCATTGCGCGTGCGTTCCTTGCCTCCGGCACGAAGAAAAAACTGTTGATCGCCGGAGGTGCCAACTATGATAGCCAGTTCCACCGGGATCTTCAGGCAATGGTCGGCGATCGAATCATCCTTGCCGGTCACATCAACGATCAGGATGTGATCCGCGAGCTGCACTGTAACTGTTTTGTCTATGTACACGGTCACTCGGTGGGGGGCACCAATCCCTCGCTGCTGAAAGCAATGGGGTATGCGAACTGTATCCTCGCGCTCGACACGGTATTCAACCGGGAAGTGCTCGCCGACGGTGGAGTTTTCTTCCCGCGCGACGAGACCATACTCGCCGCGCAGATGCAGGCGCTGGAGGGTGATCGCTCCCGCGTAATGCAACTGAGGCAGATGGGACCCGAGCGAATATGGGACAACTATACCTGGCAGAAGATTGCCAGTCAGTATGATGCTTTGTTCATGGAAGTCGCCGCACGGTGA
- a CDS encoding glycosyltransferase family 9 protein, whose protein sequence is MALRIADALGVAGSLIPRLIWRPRRDTGQGIRNILVIEPWLIGDVVLVTPVLQALRARFPDARLSLLGKPHAAELLRNSGLVDDVIEFDLPWTANTHKYRASRYDRRAIRNLLGRLRQSEFDVTIDCRMDIRSNLVAFATGAPRRIGYDFGGGSYLLTDALTAAPDDHHKVDDWLALLGPLGDSGHRGHVSSTAAGTSYRPRLSVTPGERAEAVRRLRALGYMEGDVVVGVHPGASQPRRRWPLEDFAWVIDSLVARDSKTVPAPASLESSQVRAGTVRVLVFVDPENYGADMQLQTDARFIRTSLREMMAAFTLCDVVICNDSGPMHIADALQVPVIGIFTTGNPVWHRPYGEHQITVGHGTGHDFVSYPDRAAVLDAAERQLKRSLETRSVRPPA, encoded by the coding sequence ATGGCGCTGCGCATCGCGGACGCCCTGGGCGTTGCAGGCTCGCTGATACCTCGTCTCATTTGGCGTCCGAGGCGGGACACGGGGCAGGGAATCAGGAACATTCTTGTCATTGAACCCTGGCTCATTGGAGATGTCGTTCTTGTCACTCCTGTGCTCCAGGCCCTGCGCGCGCGATTCCCCGACGCGCGACTTTCGCTCCTCGGCAAGCCGCACGCGGCAGAGCTGCTGCGGAACAGCGGTTTGGTTGACGACGTTATCGAGTTTGATCTGCCGTGGACGGCAAACACTCACAAGTACCGGGCGAGCCGCTACGATCGGCGAGCTATCCGTAATCTCCTCGGCCGTCTAAGACAGTCTGAGTTTGATGTGACCATCGACTGCCGCATGGACATTCGCAGCAACCTGGTTGCATTCGCCACGGGCGCCCCGCGACGAATCGGATATGACTTTGGAGGCGGGAGCTACCTGCTCACTGACGCGCTGACTGCCGCACCCGATGATCACCACAAGGTCGACGACTGGCTCGCGCTTCTTGGCCCTCTTGGCGACAGCGGTCACCGCGGGCATGTCTCATCAACCGCCGCTGGGACGAGCTACAGGCCCCGCTTGTCTGTCACGCCGGGTGAGCGCGCGGAGGCGGTGCGACGGCTGCGAGCACTCGGTTACATGGAAGGGGATGTTGTTGTTGGCGTTCACCCGGGCGCGAGCCAGCCACGCCGGAGGTGGCCTCTGGAAGATTTTGCATGGGTCATTGATTCGCTCGTCGCGCGGGATAGTAAAACTGTTCCGGCTCCGGCATCTCTTGAGTCGTCGCAAGTGCGCGCGGGCACGGTCAGGGTGTTGGTGTTCGTGGATCCCGAGAACTATGGCGCGGACATGCAACTCCAGACAGACGCACGGTTCATCCGCACATCTCTGCGTGAGATGATGGCTGCGTTCACCCTTTGTGACGTCGTCATTTGCAACGACAGCGGACCAATGCACATCGCTGATGCGTTGCAGGTGCCGGTGATCGGCATCTTCACCACGGGGAACCCGGTCTGGCATCGTCCATACGGTGAGCATCAGATAACGGTCGGACACGGAACCGGCCACGACTTTGTTTCTTATCCTGACCGGGCCGCTGTGCTCGATGCGGCCGAGCGACAGTTGAAACGGTCCCTCGAGACGCGCAGTGTGCGCCCGCCGGCGTGA
- a CDS encoding glycosyltransferase family 1 protein has protein sequence MRPVVVALDAEHTRQSDAGVARYGRSLAAEFRKRDDVSVIELGGGEVVARGTTAKRMLTLRQDFHWYPWAGRRRARLLGADVYHVPIPRGPLARGKPPLVITVHDLVPLLYPETTTPWSRIYSRLTLRKVLDAADRIITPSQKTADDLKSLLKLEADRIRVVHNGVDDIFFGPFAEPAVADAIDGPYVLFVGTPEPRKNLARLIAAMLLLRQRGFDERLVLVGAGGWGAATQSADGQLVHRIGKVSDVQLRALYQRASCLALPSLHEGFGLTALEAMAVGTPVVASYAGALPEITGGAATLVDPLDTAAIADGIAHCIGTRELHATRGHEHAKLFKWSRSAAGTVAVYQELV, from the coding sequence ATGAGACCAGTTGTTGTCGCTCTTGACGCGGAGCACACACGTCAGTCGGACGCAGGGGTTGCAAGATACGGCCGAAGCCTGGCCGCCGAGTTCAGAAAGCGCGATGACGTTTCGGTGATTGAACTGGGTGGTGGCGAGGTGGTTGCACGGGGAACGACGGCGAAACGAATGCTGACGCTGCGGCAGGATTTCCACTGGTATCCGTGGGCGGGCAGGAGGCGCGCACGCCTGCTCGGAGCCGACGTGTATCACGTGCCAATTCCCCGCGGCCCCCTTGCGCGAGGGAAACCGCCGCTGGTTATCACGGTGCACGATCTGGTACCCCTGCTGTATCCCGAAACAACCACCCCGTGGAGCCGCATCTACAGCCGGCTGACACTGAGAAAGGTTCTCGATGCAGCTGACAGAATCATCACGCCGTCGCAGAAAACGGCAGACGACCTGAAGTCGCTACTGAAGCTTGAGGCGGATCGAATTCGGGTCGTTCATAACGGCGTTGACGATATTTTCTTTGGGCCCTTCGCAGAGCCGGCCGTTGCCGATGCAATCGACGGGCCCTACGTCCTGTTCGTGGGTACACCCGAGCCTCGCAAGAATCTCGCGCGTCTCATTGCCGCGATGTTGCTTTTGCGGCAGCGGGGTTTCGACGAGAGGCTCGTCCTGGTCGGTGCGGGTGGGTGGGGGGCAGCGACACAGAGCGCCGACGGACAGTTAGTTCATCGAATCGGTAAGGTGTCGGATGTCCAGCTCCGTGCGCTGTACCAGCGGGCGTCCTGTCTGGCACTGCCTTCACTTCACGAAGGGTTCGGCCTCACAGCCCTTGAAGCGATGGCGGTAGGAACGCCCGTTGTTGCATCCTATGCAGGCGCGCTTCCAGAAATCACTGGCGGCGCTGCAACACTTGTCGACCCACTGGATACGGCGGCCATCGCCGATGGAATCGCACACTGCATCGGTACCCGCGAACTACATGCAACGCGGGGCCACGAACATGCGAAGCTGTTCAAATGGTCGCGCTCTGCCGCTGGCACGGTCGCCGTGTACCAGGAACTCGTATGA